The region CATAGTTGCCATAATAGACATATTTCATAGGGTCTGTTTCTCCGTAACGTACTCGTATTGAGTGTGTTGTATGTATCATTTTTCGGTCTAAATTATACATACAAATATATTTTTAAATAATCAATACCTGCAATATTTTTTTTTGAAAATAAAAAATTGGACCTTTGTCTTCCTTCTAAAAATAATACTAACAAAGAATTAATCAGGGCATAAATATGGATGAAAATTTAATGATGATATGGCAGAAATGCCTTCAGTTTATGCGTGATAATCTTAACGCAGCTGAAGATAATTCTGATCTTAAAAAACTGGAAAAATCTTTCGACTTACTGTTTGACAAAGTGCAGCCAATTTCTTTGGTTGACAATAATCTTACGTTGATGGTTCCGAGTGATTTTTACAAAGAATATATTGAGGATAATTACCTGTCCCTGCTTTCTGCTGCCCTGAAGAAAAATATAGGAAAAGGTGTAAAACTTTGGTATTCTGTAATGGAAAATAAGCCGGTTGGTTTAGAAAAGCCTGTTACAATGAATATGAAAGGAAAAACAGTTCCTACTCCAAAAGTTCAGGAGACTATGCCGCAAGGTTTCTCTTCAAACATAGTTAACCCTTTTGTGGTTCCAGGAATTAAAAAAGTAAATATAGATTCTAATCTAAAATCGGATTTTTCTTTCGAAAACTATGTAGAAGGGGAAAGTAATAAATTTGCTGCTACAGTGGCGAGGTCTATTGCCAAAAGACCAGGTGCAACAGCTTTTAACCCGTTGTTTTTATATGGAGGTTATGGAGTTGGAAAAACGCATTTAGGTCAGGCTGTAGGACTTGAAGTAAAAAGCCAGTTTCCAGATAAAGTAGTTTTATATCTATCTTCTGAAAAATTTATCCAGCAGTTTATCTCGGCGGCAAAAGCGCATAAACAGACAGAATTTGCGAACTTTTATCAGATGGTAGATGTACTGATCATCGATGATATTCAGTTCCTGTCAGGAAAATCTGCAACACAGGATAGTTTCTTCCATATTTTTGACTATCTGCATCAGAATGGAAAACAGATTATCCTTACTTCAGATAAGGCTCCTGCAGATATTATGGATATTCAGGACAGAATTGTTTCCCGTTTCAAATGGGGACTTTCTGCAGAAATAAAATCTCCGGATTTAGAAACCCGTAAGAAAATCATTGAAGACAAATTAAGCAGAGACGGTATCGTTCTTACTGAAGATATGCTTGATTTCCTTGCTGCAGAAGCAAAGACAAACGTAAGAGAACTTATTGGGGTGATAAATTCGGTAATTGCGTACTCTACAATTTATAAGTCTGACTTAAGTTTAGAATTATTAAAAGATACCATCAATAAGATTGCAGCGAACCAGAAGAAAGTGATCAATATTCCTTTCATTCAGGAAGTGGTTTGCGATTATTTTGGAATTAAGAGAGAGCAGCTTTTATCTAAAACTAGAAAAAGAGAGATCGCTCTTCCAAGACAATTGGCAATGTATTTCGCTAAAGAATTTACCAATGCTACTTTTACTAAAATTGGTGAGGAAATGGGTGGAAAAGACCACTCTACGGTAATGTATGCCTGCGAAACGATAAAAGATGTGTCAAAAATCGATAAGGAAGTTAAAAAATACGTTAAAGAACTTACCGAAAGAATCAAGCACTAAAATAATTTAAATTAAATACAAGAGATGAAGAATATGACCTATTCTTCATTTTTTGTTTAGTTTTGCCTAATTAAAGTTTTTCTCATCACTAATTCTTTTAATTTCTAAATAAATATACATGAAAATACTAATGGTATGTTTGGGAAATATATGCAGAAGTCCTTTGGCAGAAGGAATTATGAAAACCAAGCTTCCTGACAGCTTTATAGTGGATTCTGCGGGTACAATTTCCATGCACGAAGGAGAGCATCCGGATAAAAGAACTATAAAAACAGCAGCAAACCATAAGATAGATATTTCAAAACAGCGCTCAAGACCTATTACAATCCTGGATTTTGAAAATTTTGATAAAATCTATTGTATGGATGCTAATGTATTAGCGGATGTGGTCTCAAAGGCTAAAAACGAAGAACAAAGACAAAAAATATCCTTATTTTTAGAAGCGGCAGGAGATCATAACCATACAGAAGTTCCCGATCCGTATTGGGGAGATATGAAAGATTTCGAAGAGGTTTTTCAGTTATTAGAGAAAGGCTGCAATAAGATTGCAGAGAATTTGCTTTAAAATCGTAATTTATAGATCAACATTACAATAATTCAATAGTATGCTTGTTTTACTTCCCGCTTATCTTTCAGAAAATACATCTATCACACATTTTTCACCTGTGATCAAAGAATACATCATGCAGACCGATTACTTCTTCGTAGAAAATGAAAAAACGGCAAGAAAAGTTGTCAAATTTTTTGCTCCTGAGAAAAAACAGTCTGATTTAAAACTTTTTCTTTTAGATAAATACACAGAAAATGCAGATATTAAAGAAGCACAACAATTAATGCTGAAAGGTCGGGATTTTGGATTGCTTTCAGAAGCAGGACTTCCCTGTATTGCAGATCCTGGAAATTTAATGGTGAAGTGGTGTCATGAGAAAAATATCAGAGTAATCCCGATTTCTGGACCCTCATCCATTATTTTAGCCCTTATTTCAAGTGGTTTTAATGGGCAGGAGTTTACATTTAACGGATACCTTCCAATCGATAAAAGCGAAAAGAAAAAACAGATTTTACACCTGGAAAGTTTAGTTCAAAAAACAGGATATTCCCAAATTTTTATGGAAACTCCTTACAGGAATAATCAGCTTTTTGAAGATCTGACGAAGTTTTTATCACCTAATACAAAGTTGTGTATTGCTGCCAATATTAATGATCCCGAGCTAGAATTTATCAAGACAAAAACTATTAAAGACTGGCAAAAACAAAAACCGGAACTTCATAAAATTCCTGCTGTATTTGTTTTAGGTAAATAATACAGAAAAGTTTAACTGTCATTCTGACGAAGGAAGAATCTCAAGTGTAATTAAAGATTCTTCATTACGCTTTGCTTCATTCAGAATGACAAACTAAACTGAGGATAGTTTATTGCAGGTTAATAAAAACAGATATTATTTCTTCTTTCTGCTTTTCCATTTTCTCCAAAGGAAAATAAAAACAGGTATCAATAAAAAGAATGGCCAAAGCGAAATAATTCCTAAGACAAAAGCAACAAAGCTATTCCAACCTTCCGTAACAGAATCTCCAAAACGGCTTCCAAAACCAATTTTTGATGTCGCGGAGCTTCTTATTTTTTCCTTGTATAAATTTAGGTTTAATGTACTGTAATTTACCCGGTCGTCAATAAAACGTAATCTGCCTTCTGATACATCGATCTCATCTTCAAGTTCCCGTATTTTTTCCTGAATTTCCAGCATATCTTTTGTGGTCGCCGCATTTTTCAGCATATCGCGGTACTTTTCAAGGTAAATTTTTTTGTTGGCTAATTTTATGGAAACATCGGTATATTCTTCTGTTACATCATTTGAAGATATATTTTTAGATAAAACAGAACCCACGCCGTTGGAAAAAGAATTTACAAGGATGTCAAAGTTTTTATGGGGAACTCTGATGGTAATGTATAAATTTTCATCTATATCTGTATTCTGAAACTCTTCCTTTTGAATATATGCCTGATTGTTTTTTATAATCTCATTGATCTGATCCTGCGATTTCTTAATATCTCCGACCTGGATTCTCATATCTCCATTTTTAATAATTTTCTTGGAAATAGTATCAATTCTTTGGGTTGAAGATGAAGTTTTGTTTTCTGAAGCAGCTTTCTCTGATGGATGAGATGCATATGACGCAACAGTGCTAACTGCAGCTACTTTATCTTCCTGTAGAACCTCAGATAAGTCAGCATGAACTTCTTCTTTAGCAATATTTTCAGATCTTTTACAGCCGATAATAAGTAAACAAAATAATAAGATAGATAATTTTTTCATACATAAAGTTTGGATATTTTTATCAAAAAGCATGCGAAAAATTAATTTTTATTTCAATTTTTTAATAATTTCCTAAAATTGATGTGATTTCTCATTGTTAGAGCGATCAAATACTTAAAATTGAATTTATTTTATATTTTTATTGAATGAAAAAGCATCTTTTAGCCATTATATGTTCTCCGTTTTTACTCTATGCTCAGGAAGTTCCGAAACTGACCAATGAAATGGCGATCAAATTATCCGAAAAACCGCTTCACTGTATCAATCAGGAGTATCCGAATAAAACCGCCCATATTATTAATAATGCTGGTGAAGTTACTTTGAGTCCAAAAGATCTGCATCCGAGCTTTTACGGGTGTTTTGACTGGCATAGCTCTGTTCATGGACATTGGATGCTGGTTCGTTTGTTAAAAACAAAACCGGATTTATCCATTACAAAAGACATTGAAAACCTTCTTGATAATTCCTTCAAAAAAGAGAACCTTCAGACAGAGGCGGATTATTTTACAAAATATGAATTAACCGCAACTTTTGAAAGAACATACGGTTGGGCTTGGTTACTGAAGTTGGATGAAGAATTGGCAACTTGGAATCATCCAAAAGCCAAAATCTGGCACCAGAATTTAAAACCTTTAACGGATAAGATTTTGAGCTCTTGGAAAACTTTTTTACCTAAACAGACCTATCCAAACAGAACAGGAGTCCATCCTAATACAGCATTTGCCATGGTCTTTGCTTTGGATTGGGCAAGAGCGACAGGTGATAAAACTTTCGAGAGTCAACTGATAGAAAAAGCAAAATATTTTTATTTAAATAATACAAAAACTCCAGCTTATCTTGAACCGGATGGATCGGATTTCTTTTCGCCGAGTTTAGAAATTGCAGATTTGATGAGAAGAGTTCTGCCTCAAAACGAATTTGTAAAGTGGCTCAATACATTCTACGAAAAACGAAGCCTTGAGAATATTGAAAAAATTCCTGTAGTAAGTGATCTGAGTGACTATCAAACCGTGCATTTAGTAGGGCTGTCTTTTTCAAAAGCATGGTGTATGAAAGGAATTGCAAAATCTCTTCCGGATAATCATCCATTGAAAAAAGAATTTCAAAAAACAGCCAACATATTTTTAAAGAATGGACTTCCGCTACTTTTCCAGGGGAATTACGGCGGCGATCATTGGCTGGCAAGTTTTGCAGTCTATGCTTTAGAAGATTAATACCTTATTCCAAGCTTTTTAAGAATAAAGCTTAATAACCAGATCGGACCAATCAGAAGGAATTGTAAATCTTTCAGAAAAGACGGTTTTTTGCCTTCAATTTTATGTCCTACAAATTGTAAAATCCAGGTGATGATAAATACGGCCAGGTAAAACATCCATGATTTTGCTCCGAAGGTGACGTTGGCTAAAGAAACAAAATGTTCCATTAAAAGCATTACAAAAATCATGATGAGTGCAATTCTCCATGATAATCTGAAATAGAAAATAGTTACAAGAACCAGAGCGATGAAGCTTGCAATGCTTAGAAAACCAAAATATTTCAGGTACATATTGGGAGTAGGGATATAGGAAATAAACCCTAAAATAGTCCAGAAGATCAAGGGAACACAGATCCAATGAATCAGTTTGTTAGTAGAGTTTCTGTGGCTATCGCCATATTCGGCAAGTAGCAAATCAATCTTTCTCATATCAGGCTATTTTGTAAAATACTAAAATAATAAATTTTTGCAATCGCTCAAGACTTTGCTTACATTTGTGTTATGTCTGCCTTAGAAAAATTCGGAGTTGATATTTTTACACAACATAATATATTCGAGAGAATTGCTGTCGATAAACCTTTCCGACCTGAAAATCCGGCATTCATTTTCATTAAAACAGGTACCATAAAGCTGAAGCAGCATTTTCGTGATTTGGAGCTTTCTGCGAATATGTTTATGGTAACAGATCCGCAAACAATTTACGAAGTAGTTTCAGTGAGTGATGATTTTCAGTCGAGAATGGTTTCCTATAAACGTGAATTTATTTCGGCTTTATCACTAAAGTTCAATAGATTAATAACCTACCGTTACTTCAGGCAGCAAATGAATATCGGTGTTCCTTTTCATCAGGATGAAATGGATGTGATTTGGAAAAGTGTGAATTTTCTTAAATACATCCTTGATTCGGAAACGGAAATGATGTACAAAAAAGAAATGGTGGAACACCTTTTTTCTGTTTTCTGTTATCAGATGGCGGGAATTATTTCCAAAGAAGACAACAGTTCGATGAACCAGATGTCAAGGCAGGAGGAAATTGTTTTTGTATTTCTGACCGACCTCGCGGAACATCATCTTACGGAACGGTCGGTTGAATTTTATGCCGAACGTCAGTCGATTACAACCAGACATCTTTCATCAGTTATCAAGTCCATTACAGGAAAGTCTGCAAGTCAAATTATTGCTTTAGTTGTAATTAATGAGGCTAAAGTGCTTTTAAACTCTTCAAATAAAACAGTTTCGGAGATTTCTTCAATTCTTGGATTTAGCGATCAGTACTCGTTTTCTCATTTTTTTAAGAAACATTTAGGCGAAAGTCCAACCCAATACAGGTATCAGTTCGAGAATTAAAATCTTACATTTGAACATCTTTTTCCAATTCTCAAACATTTGTTTGAGTTTTTGAACGCCATAACTTTGTATTCGTAAAACAAGGTAAAATGGTAAAGAACGTAAAAACAGCGCTATCACTAGTGATAGCATTATTTCCTACGCTGTTTTTTTCGCAAGAAATAAAACAGATGACAGCGAATGAGGTGGCCGAACTCGCCGTGCAAAATCATCAGCAGCTAAAAGTCTCGGCACAGAATATCGATATTGCCAAACAGAATACTAATGTTGCAAAACTTCAGAAACTTCCTACAATAACCGCTTCTACAAGTCAATTTTATTTAGGGGATGCAGTGGCAATCGATAAAGATTTTTCCAATTCCACCAATATTCCGATGCCTCATTACGGAAGTTCGTATGCAGTCCAGGCTACGCAGCTGATCTTCAAAGGAGGATTAGTGAATAAATCTATTGAACTGGCCGGACTTCGCGAGCAGCTTTCAAAATTAGATTTAGAAAAAAATAAACAGGATGTGAAATTTTTGGTGATCTCCAACTATCTGGATGTTTATAAGATATTAAATCAACATGAAGTATTTCAGAACAACAAAAGATTGGCTCAGGAAAGGTTAAAAAATATCCAGAAATTTTATCAGCAGGGAATGGTTACCCGAAATGAAGTGATTCGTGGTGAACTGGCCATCAAAAATTTGGATCAGGGAATTTTGACTTTGGTGAATAATAAGAAAATTCTCAATTATAATTTAAGTATTGCTTTGGGATTACCGACTGATACCGAGATTATCCCGATTGAAAGTTTAGGGAACAAAGAGGCCGGAATCGGAATGGAATATTATATAAATCTTGCCCATGAAAGCAATCCTTTAATGAAATCTGCGAAAACAAATATGGACGTTGCGGAAAAAAATATTGAAATTATAAAAACAGATAAAATGCCTACGGTTGCCGGTTTTGGAGGATATACTTTACAAAGACCGATTACCACGAGAAATCCTGTTTTGGATATGTATTCCGGAGGTTGGCAAACAGGAGTTTCTTTAAGCTATAATATTGATAATTTATATAAAACGAAAGAAAGAGTAAAGCTGGGAGAGCTGCAGAAAACGCAGGCGAATGATGCAATGACGTTAACACAACAGAATATTGATATGGCTGTGAATGCTGCCTATGTAAAATATCAGGAATCTATTCAACAGGCAGATATTCTGAATGATGCTAAAAAATTGGCTGAAGAAAACTATAAGATTACGGAAGCTAAATATTTGAACCAATTAGCAGTACAGGCAGAAATGATTGATGCGCAAAACCAGAAGCTTCAATCGGAGCTGGATTATGCCAATGCGGAAATCAACGTACTGTATCAATATTACAATCTTCTGAAATCTACAGGAACTCTTTAATTTTTAAAACTGAAAACAATGGAAAACAAGGAACAAAATACTCAAAATACATCTTCAGTACCTGTACAGTCAAGTGCTGTAGCAAAAAAGAAAGAAAATAAAAAGAATAAAATCAGGGCTATCATTTCAAATGTTATTGTCTTTTTGGTGATCGGTTTGGGATTATTCTGGCTGGTTCGTGAATATTTTCATATTGGAGATAAAACTTATACTGAAGCGGCACAAGTAGAGGAATTCATTAACCCGATCAATACCCGAGTTTCTGCTTATATCAAAGAAATAAAATTCATTGAACACCAGAAGGTTAAAAAAGGAGATACCTTGGTAATTCTTGATAACCGTGAAATTCTAACGCAACTTGGTCAGGCTGAAGCCGCTTATCAAAATGCCTTGGCTCAAAGAACGGCAACAAGCTCATCAGTAAATACGGTTTCAAACAATGTTAATGTGATGGAATCTAACATTGCCGGCGCAAAAGCAAGACTTTGGAATGCTGAACAAAATTTGATTCGATATAAAAATCTTCTGGCTTCGGAAGCGGTGACAAGACAGCAATATGATCAGATAAAAACTGAGTATGATGCCCAAAAGGCAGCCTATGAAACTTTGGTGAACCAAAAACAGTCTGCAAACCTTTCTACAACGGAAGTGAAAAGCAAATTAGGAATTAATGACGCCGAAATTAAGAGAACAAAGTCTGCTTTGGATATGGCGAAAATTAATTTATCATATACGGTAATTACAGCGCCTTATGATGGAGTAATGGGAAGAAGAACGATTTCTGAAGGGCAATTGATACAACCGGGACAACAAGTGGCAACGATAGTTTTAAACGGACAAAAATGGGTAACTGCCAACTTTTTGGAAAGCCAGATGCCCAATATTAAAATCGGTGAAAAAATGATGATGACAGCGGATGCTTTGGGCGGACAAAAGTTTGAAGGGGTAGTAACTGCGATTTCCGCAGCAACGGGTTCAAGGTATTCAAATGTTCCGACAGATAATTCAACCGGAAACTTCATTAAAGTGCAGCAGAGGATTCCTGTGAGAATTGAGTTTACGGCTTCCAACAAAAAAGAAGATATTGATAAGCTGAGCGCGGGAATGAATGTGAATGTGAGTTTTGAAGGTAAAAAGTAAAAAGAAACAAGTAAAAAGTGAGATTCAGTGAATTAAAAAATGTGTAAAGATTGATATGAGTTCATCATCTACGCAATACTTTAATCTTTTTACCTTTTACTTGGCTCTTAGTTAAAATCTACAAATATGTATAACAAAGGATTATATAACGACTGGGTTCCGAAACCTGTACAGCTTTTACTGATTGTATTGCTTCTTGCCGTAGTGATGCCATTGGGTGGAGTTTACGTGGGAAATATCAGCTATGTAGTAAGCGGAACCGGTGCGATGACGGAATATTTCATGTGGGCGAATTATGCAACAACCATAGGAATGGGAGCGTGTATGCCGGTTGTTCTCAGAATGAAAATGAGATTTAAGGTTAGGGATAAAATGACTGTTTTACTGGTGCTTTTGGGATTGCTGAGCTACCTCAATTCAACCACCCTTGATCCGATGATCTTTGTGTTTTCCTCTTTATGTATCGGGTTTTTAAAAATGATGGTAACGATAGAACTGTTTTTACCATTAATGGCAATGATCGGCAACCGGGGAATGTTTTATGGTGCGTTTTATACATTTGTTTTAGTGCTCAATCAGATTTCAGGATATTATGCAGCACAGGTTTCGATTAATTATAACTGGCAACATTTTTATGTCATTATGGCGGTCGCGTGCTTTGTGCTTGCTTTGGTGCATTGGGTTTTTATGCATGATAAATACTTTGCCCTAAAAGTTCCATTACATTATATTGACTGGCTGAGTATATTGCTTTTCGTTTCCACATTTATGTTTTCAGCCTATGTCTTTTCATTCGGAAAACAGCAGGATTGGCTCAATTCAAAAAATATTATCAATGCAAGTATAGCAGCTTTCTCGAGTTTTGCTTTGTTAGCGATTCGTCAGCTTACTTTAAAAAGACCTTATTTATCCTTTAAAATATTCACTAAAAATAATGTTCAGCACGGATTGTTCATGCTTTTTATGTTAGGAATGTTTTTGGGAACAACTACGATTCAGAATTCTTTTGCGGTGGGAGTTTTGGGCTATGATCAGCTGACAAATGCCAAATTGAATATATTGATGATTCCCGGGCTTATTGTAGCCGGAATAATGGCCATTATCTGGTTTAAAAAAGAAATTCCCTTGAAGATGTTTATCTTTTCCGGTTTTGCGGCCATGGTGGGATATGCGATCGTAATGTATTTTTCTATGGTGCTGGAATTCAATTATGAAAACTGGTATTTACCGATGTTCCTGAAAGGATACGGAATGGGTTCACTTTTTATTTCCGTTTGGTTTTATACATTGGATAAGCTGGAAATGGATGATATGTTGGCTGCTATCGGATTGGTATTGGTTTGGAGAACATTTTTGGCTGTTGGATTTTTCTCTGCGCTTTATTCATGGTTTCTGTATCATTTTCAGGTGGTTGCCATTGGTGATCTGGCTGTTTATATGGACGGAATGACTGTTTCTCCTCAAAATGCAGCAGTAGGTTTAAAAGCAATTCAGCTCAATGCCATTATTGTAGCAATTAAAAAAATATTCGGATATATTATTCTGGCAGGAATCGGAGTTTTAATCTATGTTTTTACGCATCATTTTGGAAAAGAACGTTTCGAATATGCAAGATTTGTTAAAATATTAAGCGGAAAATCAGCTTTGGCGAGAAAAAGACTTCGGGAAAGAAAAAGATTGTTACATGAAATAAAAGATGCAGCAGGTCCTGCATTATAAAGATACCTTGTTTTTCACCTGTAAAACTCCATTTTATTGTAAGATGGGGTTTTACTTTTTTACAGCTAAAATTTAAACAGTTATTTAATAATATGAAATTTTTCATACTCTTTTATTTTTATTTCTTCTAAATAAAAATTATTTTTGAGCTTATTTTTAAAATTTAATTAAGAAGAATGAAAAAGCATTATGTTGTTGCCGCTTTATTGATTTCTGGAGCTGTATTTTCTCAAACGACTCCAGATTCTATAAGCTCTAGAAATATTGAGGATGTAGTTATTGTAGCTTCAAGAAAACCTACGAAAATCTCAGAAATTCCGGGAACGGTCTGGGTGGTTCAGAAAGAGAAAATTCAGGAGCAGGTAAAGAGTGGAGTTCCCATTAAAGAAATGTTGTCTATTTTAATTCCGAGTATGGATATTGGTCCACAGGGAAGAACCAATTACGGACAAAATATGCGTGGACGTTCTGCTTTAATCATGATTGACGGGGTCTCATTGAACAGTATCCGTACCATCAGCCGACAGCTTGATGCGATTGATCCTTTTAATATTGAAAGAATTGAGGTGCTTTCCGGTGCAAGCTCTATTTATGGAGGAAATGCAACAGGAGGGATCATAAATATCATTACGAAAGTTCCTTCGAAAAAAGGAATTAGCGGTGAAACCGAGGTAGGAGTTCGTACCGGATTTATGGGAAGTGATGACCATGATTTCCGTGCAGCACAATCGATTGCAGCAAAAGGAGAGAAGCTTTTTGGGAGATTAGGAGTTGCCTATCAGCAAAACGGTGGAGTTTACGGAGCAGATCAGAAACAGATTCTTACAGATATTACCCAGACAGATCTTCAATACAACCAGTCATTGGATATCTTGGCTACGGGAGGGTATAAGTTTAATAACAATCATAAAATTACAGCTTCTGTCCAGTATTACAATTCTAAATTTAATGGAGATCGCAGCTTATATTTAGGTCAGAATCTTGCCGCTTTTACTACAAAAAATGCAAGTCTGCTGGAGATGAGAGATGGTTTTTCATCAGATAAAAATATCGGAACAGAACGGTATATGGGAACCTTAACCTATAATGGGAATAATATTTTAGGAGGTCAGGATCTATATGTGCAGTTGGCAACAAGAGGTGAGAAATTAGGTTTTTATCCGTTTCCTGGAACCGTAAAGTTACCAGCAACGACTTCCTATATGTCTTCTTCACAGCAAAATACTTTTTATTCGGGATTAAAAGCCTTGCTATCAAAATCATGGAGAGGACTGAATGTAACCTATGGAGTGGACATAGATATTGAGAAGTTTGAAGGAAATCAATCCGTATATGATATTGCTAAAACAATGTCGAGTGGTGGATTAATTAATGAAACCCAATACAGTCTGGGAAGGTATCCAACCAACCATTCGGAAAGCTATGCAGGATATGTTCAGGCGAAATACAATATTCTTCCAAAATTACAGCTTAATGGAGGAGTAAGATACCAGAATATGAATGTAAAAGTAGACGATTTCATTGGATCACAACAGCAAACTCTGGTTGCTATGGGATACGGAACATCTGCTTCTGCCATTCCGGGAGGAAAAAGTTCTTATAATGTGACTCTTGCCAATGCAGGATTGCTGTACCGGTTTAACGAACAGCATCAGGTTTGGGGAACTTTCTCACAAGGAGTAAGTTTGGCAGACCCTTCAAAATACTACGGAATTGGAGTGTATGCTCTTAATGCAGGCACAGGAAACTGGGATGTCACTTCGAGTATCAACGTAAAAGAGCAACCTTTACAGGCGATTAAAACCAATCAGTTTGAAGTGGGGTACCGTATCAGTAAAGGTGGATTGAGAGGTCAGATTGCCGGATTCTTAAGCACTTCTGATAAAAATATTACGGTAGACAGAACTACTTTCCAGATTTTGGTGAATGACCTGAAATTAAGAAATATGGGAATTGAAGCTGAGGTTTTATACAGCATGAATAACGGAGTATATTTCGGAGCCAGCGGATTGCTGATCCAATCTCAGGTAGATAACAAAGGCGAATGGCAAAAGCAGGAAATTTACAATGCTTCTCCATCAAAATTGGTGACCTATATTGGTTATAATATCGAAAACTGGTCATTCAGATTCCAGTCTCT is a window of Candidatus Chryseobacterium colombiense DNA encoding:
- a CDS encoding HlyD family secretion protein, with the translated sequence MENKEQNTQNTSSVPVQSSAVAKKKENKKNKIRAIISNVIVFLVIGLGLFWLVREYFHIGDKTYTEAAQVEEFINPINTRVSAYIKEIKFIEHQKVKKGDTLVILDNREILTQLGQAEAAYQNALAQRTATSSSVNTVSNNVNVMESNIAGAKARLWNAEQNLIRYKNLLASEAVTRQQYDQIKTEYDAQKAAYETLVNQKQSANLSTTEVKSKLGINDAEIKRTKSALDMAKINLSYTVITAPYDGVMGRRTISEGQLIQPGQQVATIVLNGQKWVTANFLESQMPNIKIGEKMMMTADALGGQKFEGVVTAISAATGSRYSNVPTDNSTGNFIKVQQRIPVRIEFTASNKKEDIDKLSAGMNVNVSFEGKK
- a CDS encoding MFS transporter, with protein sequence MYNKGLYNDWVPKPVQLLLIVLLLAVVMPLGGVYVGNISYVVSGTGAMTEYFMWANYATTIGMGACMPVVLRMKMRFKVRDKMTVLLVLLGLLSYLNSTTLDPMIFVFSSLCIGFLKMMVTIELFLPLMAMIGNRGMFYGAFYTFVLVLNQISGYYAAQVSINYNWQHFYVIMAVACFVLALVHWVFMHDKYFALKVPLHYIDWLSILLFVSTFMFSAYVFSFGKQQDWLNSKNIINASIAAFSSFALLAIRQLTLKRPYLSFKIFTKNNVQHGLFMLFMLGMFLGTTTIQNSFAVGVLGYDQLTNAKLNILMIPGLIVAGIMAIIWFKKEIPLKMFIFSGFAAMVGYAIVMYFSMVLEFNYENWYLPMFLKGYGMGSLFISVWFYTLDKLEMDDMLAAIGLVLVWRTFLAVGFFSALYSWFLYHFQVVAIGDLAVYMDGMTVSPQNAAVGLKAIQLNAIIVAIKKIFGYIILAGIGVLIYVFTHHFGKERFEYARFVKILSGKSALARKRLRERKRLLHEIKDAAGPAL
- a CDS encoding TonB-dependent receptor, whose product is MKKHYVVAALLISGAVFSQTTPDSISSRNIEDVVIVASRKPTKISEIPGTVWVVQKEKIQEQVKSGVPIKEMLSILIPSMDIGPQGRTNYGQNMRGRSALIMIDGVSLNSIRTISRQLDAIDPFNIERIEVLSGASSIYGGNATGGIINIITKVPSKKGISGETEVGVRTGFMGSDDHDFRAAQSIAAKGEKLFGRLGVAYQQNGGVYGADQKQILTDITQTDLQYNQSLDILATGGYKFNNNHKITASVQYYNSKFNGDRSLYLGQNLAAFTTKNASLLEMRDGFSSDKNIGTERYMGTLTYNGNNILGGQDLYVQLATRGEKLGFYPFPGTVKLPATTSYMSSSQQNTFYSGLKALLSKSWRGLNVTYGVDIDIEKFEGNQSVYDIAKTMSSGGLINETQYSLGRYPTNHSESYAGYVQAKYNILPKLQLNGGVRYQNMNVKVDDFIGSQQQTLVAMGYGTSASAIPGGKSSYNVTLANAGLLYRFNEQHQVWGTFSQGVSLADPSKYYGIGVYALNAGTGNWDVTSSINVKEQPLQAIKTNQFEVGYRISKGGLRGQIAGFLSTSDKNITVDRTTFQILVNDLKLRNMGIEAEVLYSMNNGVYFGASGLLIQSQVDNKGEWQKQEIYNASPSKLVTYIGYNIENWSFRFQSLQNFKLRDDINNEIDGYNTSDLMAGYRFSCGKFNLGIQNIFNTDYQTIWSKRSQVLYSSYGLPELFNYKGRGRTYNLSYTFEF